Within Streptomyces roseirectus, the genomic segment GCGTACGCGGCCGCCCTTGACGGCACTTCGGCGGACGGTGTCCTCACCGTGCGGCTGCCCACCGGCGCGACGGCCGCGACGCCCCGTGGCGGCTGCCGGGCCACCGCGCAGCAACGACTCTACGGCGACCGGGAGACGTGGTTCCGGGTCAGCGGCGTCGCCATGAACCTCACACCTCTGTGGGTGCCGGACCTCGTCGGGGACCCGCGGTTCGGCACGGCGCTCACCGCCTGGTCGGCCTGTATGCGCCGCGCGGGGCACTCCTACGCCGACCCTCAGGAGGTCCGCGCCGCCCTGCCCGCGCTCACCGAAGGGCTCACCGAGGCGCAGGCCCGTGCCGCCGAGTCCGGGCTCGCGGTCACCGAAGCGCGCTGTGCCCGCGACGTCGCGCTCGCGGACACCGCGCGCGCCCTCAAACGCGTCTACCTCGCGCGGGTGAGCGCCCGGTACCGCACGGAGCTGGCCGCCTACGGCCGTCTCCAGCGCGAGGCCCTGGCCCGCGCCGACCGCGCCCGGGGCTGAGGCCCCGCCGCAGAAGCCTCCGCACACCGATGTGCGGACGTTCGTCCCGGTCACCGGGACGGAGATCGACCGAAGGAGAGAACATGCGCAAGACAGCCACCGCCGCCGCCGTCCTCCTGGCCACGCTCGGCCTCACCGTGCCGGTCACGGCCGCCCAGGCGGCTCCCGCCGCGCAGGCGCGCGTCCTGGCGGACTGCTCCCCGGCCGGTGTCAACGGCAGGGTGTACGCCTGGCGGGACGCCAACTGCTCGGGTCTGCTCGGTTCGACCGAGGGCAACGACGCGAACTGGGGCAACAGCTCGGGGGCGTTCCAGGGCAGCGACGACAACAGCGCCACCTCCGTGGCGAACAACGGCTACACCGGCGGGAGGGATGTAGTCGCGTTCTACCGGCTGACCGGGGGCAGCGACGCCTGGGCCGGCGGATACCTCTGCGTGGGCCCCGGAGTGGCCCTGCGGGACCTGCGCGGCTACACCTTCACGAACGGGGACAACGCGAACGACAGGATCTCCTCCCATGAGTGGGTGACCTCCGGCGGCTGCGGCGGCAGGGCCTTCATCAGCGGCTGACCGCCTCCCGGGAGGCCCGCCAGGACTCACCGGCCCTGGCGGGCCTCCAGGCGTCACCCCTTCACCGCCCCCTGCAACAGCGCGCTGACGAACTGCCGTTGGAAGAGGAGGAACACGAGGAGGGTCGGGGTGAGGATGAGGAGGGAGCCCGCGCACAGAAGGACGAGGTCGGTGCCCCACTGGCCCTGGAAGGCGCCGAGCGCTCCGGCCATCGTGCGTTTGGTGGGGTCGTCGACCATCACGATGCTCAGCAGGAACTGGTTCCAGGTCCACAGGAACAGCAGGATCGTGAGGGAGGAGATGGCGGGGCGGGCGAGGGGGACGTGGACGCGCCAGAAGAGCTGCCAGGTGGAGGCGCCGTCGACGCGGGCCGCCTCGGACAGCTCCTGGGGCACGTTGAGGAAGTGGGCACGCATCCAGTACACGGCGAACGGCATGTAGAGCCCGACGAGCGGGAGGATGATCGCCCACCGGGTGTCGAGGAGACCGAGGTCGCGCACCTGGTGGTAGATCGGGGTGACGACCGCCTCGAACGGCATGGTCAGGCCGAGCAGCAGGACACCCATGGCGAGACCCCCGCCGCGCACCTTCAGGTGACCGAGCCCGAAGCCCGCCATCGTCGCGAGGACGACGGCCGCGGGGACGACGCCGAGGACGATGAGGAGGCTGGACCTCAGCAGCGCGCCCATGTTCGCGACGTCGAAGGCGTCGGCGAAGTTCCCCCACTGGGGGTCGGAGGGCCACTCCAGCCCTGAGGGGACCGTCCCCCGGGGCTGGAGGGCGGCGGAGAGCATGCTGACGAACGGCAGGAGGGTCACGATCATCAGCAGGACGAGGAAGGCCCGGCCGGTGATCGCCTCGCGGCGGCTGGTGTTCATTCACTTGCCCTCTCGGGAGAGCCGCTGGATCGGCAGCACGCAGATCAGGACGAGCAGCATGAGGACGACGGCGAGCGCGGAGGCGAGCCCGACCTGCCGCTGGGCGAACGCCAGCCGGTAGATCTCCAGGCCCGGCACGGTCGTCGCGGTCCCGGGTCCGCCGCTGGTGGAGATGTAGACGATGTCGAAGCTGGCGAGCGCGGCGATGATCGTGACGGTGAGGCAGATGCCGATCTCGCGGCGCAGGCTCGGCAGGGTGACGGCGAAGAACTCGCGGACGGCGCCCGCCCCGTCGATGCGGGCGGCCTCGAACAGCGCGGGGTCGATCTTGCTCATGCCGGTCACCAGCAGGATCGTGCACAGGCCGAGCATCACCCAGGCCCCGATGATCCCGACGGCGGGCAGCGCGGTATCGAACTCCCCCAGCCAGGCGCGGGAGTACCGGCCGAGGCCGACGGCGTCGAGGACCTGGTTGACCATGCCGGTCGTGCTGAGGACCCAGCTCCAGGCGATGCCGGCGGCGACGAGCGGGATGACCTGCGGCAGGAAGAGGACCGTGCGGGCGGCCGTCCCGAGGGGGCCGGTGCTGACGCGGTGGATGAGGCTCGCGACGAGCAGGCCGAGGACGACGGGCACGAAGCTGAAGAAGACGATCAGGACGAACGCGTGGCCGATGATGCCCAGCAGGTCGGGGTCGGTGAGGACGGTGCGGTAGTTGTCGAGGCCGGCCCACTGCGAGGGGCCGATGCCGTCCCAGTGGTAGAGGGAGTACTGGAAGGTCGTCAGGAGTGGTCTGAGGACGAAGAATCCGTACACGGCGAGCGCGGGCAGGACGAACAGCCAGCCGTTCCATCGGGTCCGGCGCCGGGTGCGGGAGGCCGCGCCGGGTGGGTGCGGCGGGGACTGCGTGGAGGGTGCTTTGCGTGCGGGGGCGGTGGGGGCCGTCACCGCGACAGCTCCTTCTCGTACTCCTTCTGCACGGCCTTCACATAGCCCTCGGGGGTCTGCTGGCCGACGATCAGCTTCTGGAGTTCGGGGGTGATGGCGGAGGCGAAGATGGAGCCGGTCGCGTTGGCGGTGAAGTCGACGGCGCCGTTCTCGGCGGCGAGTCGCTGGGAGGCGGCCAGGGTCGAGGCGAGGAGCGTGCCCTGCTCGGCCTGCGGTACGGG encodes:
- a CDS encoding carbohydrate ABC transporter permease, which translates into the protein MNTSRREAITGRAFLVLLMIVTLLPFVSMLSAALQPRGTVPSGLEWPSDPQWGNFADAFDVANMGALLRSSLLIVLGVVPAAVVLATMAGFGLGHLKVRGGGLAMGVLLLGLTMPFEAVVTPIYHQVRDLGLLDTRWAIILPLVGLYMPFAVYWMRAHFLNVPQELSEAARVDGASTWQLFWRVHVPLARPAISSLTILLFLWTWNQFLLSIVMVDDPTKRTMAGALGAFQGQWGTDLVLLCAGSLLILTPTLLVFLLFQRQFVSALLQGAVKG
- a CDS encoding carbohydrate ABC transporter permease: MTAPTAPARKAPSTQSPPHPPGAASRTRRRTRWNGWLFVLPALAVYGFFVLRPLLTTFQYSLYHWDGIGPSQWAGLDNYRTVLTDPDLLGIIGHAFVLIVFFSFVPVVLGLLVASLIHRVSTGPLGTAARTVLFLPQVIPLVAAGIAWSWVLSTTGMVNQVLDAVGLGRYSRAWLGEFDTALPAVGIIGAWVMLGLCTILLVTGMSKIDPALFEAARIDGAGAVREFFAVTLPSLRREIGICLTVTIIAALASFDIVYISTSGGPGTATTVPGLEIYRLAFAQRQVGLASALAVVLMLLVLICVLPIQRLSREGK